One genomic segment of Chitinophaga sancti includes these proteins:
- a CDS encoding RICIN domain-containing protein translates to MKRNPIILFICLLTILTSCSKKETALDKIPASSLTALATSTPTNTNSLRGINWADPNGNEAPSRVVTPSGLSSTITAANAAAVGKRIADSLKQAGGTTIRMPITPLTASNISYWPVYQAAINAIVTEGCNVILCYWPDGVHHVPDTTQWYTMWKKVDTVYKNNAAVLYEPINEPVDYSSTNLCNLYANFLNQLNPASWKCILDGTGYAGEVISVGNDSRLTSQYLGLHCYWWFYGSYNVWSSYYNIVSGKVGTYASRTVITEVGVETFRKISFWWQWDTGVYEDQAFLTGSLAYSKDNLIGTIAWSGVNDIDTYRWFSANNNLVEVNPGCANMFRWSWGLTATPKWQGPIADGRFKLQNRASNLMLDNLGSTTDGASVAQWQDGTSANQQWNVSYTDGYYTLSCATGKNCLDVGSNTSDGSAVQQKALSFSNNSQRWTFVSTGDGYYKVVNLTTGKCLDTGGQTTNGSSLQQWSGSSSYNQQWKFIQL, encoded by the coding sequence ATGAAAAGAAACCCAATTATTCTATTCATCTGCTTACTAACTATCTTAACTTCCTGTTCAAAAAAGGAAACGGCCCTGGACAAGATCCCGGCTTCTTCACTTACTGCGTTGGCTACCAGTACTCCGACAAATACAAATAGTTTGCGGGGAATTAACTGGGCTGACCCTAATGGCAATGAAGCACCCTCAAGGGTTGTTACGCCAAGCGGACTATCCTCTACCATAACGGCAGCAAATGCTGCGGCCGTAGGAAAACGAATTGCCGATTCTTTAAAACAGGCCGGCGGTACAACCATACGAATGCCTATCACTCCGCTAACTGCCAGTAATATATCTTATTGGCCTGTATACCAGGCGGCTATTAATGCGATCGTAACAGAAGGTTGTAATGTTATACTCTGCTATTGGCCTGACGGCGTACATCATGTTCCTGACACTACCCAATGGTATACCATGTGGAAAAAAGTGGATACTGTTTATAAAAACAATGCTGCTGTACTTTATGAACCGATCAATGAACCTGTAGATTATTCCAGCACTAATCTTTGCAACCTTTATGCAAATTTCTTAAATCAGCTTAATCCTGCTTCCTGGAAATGTATTCTGGATGGAACAGGATATGCAGGAGAAGTGATCTCTGTAGGTAATGACAGCCGGCTAACCAGTCAATATCTTGGACTCCATTGTTACTGGTGGTTTTATGGATCTTATAATGTATGGTCAAGTTACTATAATATCGTATCAGGTAAAGTGGGAACATACGCCTCCAGAACTGTAATTACGGAAGTAGGCGTTGAAACTTTTCGTAAAATCAGTTTCTGGTGGCAGTGGGATACAGGCGTATATGAAGACCAGGCATTCCTGACAGGATCCCTGGCCTATTCAAAAGATAACCTGATTGGCACTATTGCCTGGTCAGGCGTAAATGATATTGACACCTATCGCTGGTTTTCGGCCAACAATAATCTTGTGGAAGTGAATCCTGGTTGTGCCAATATGTTCAGATGGTCATGGGGCCTTACTGCAACACCAAAATGGCAGGGACCAATCGCTGACGGGAGATTTAAACTGCAGAACCGGGCAAGCAACCTGATGCTTGATAATCTTGGAAGTACAACAGATGGGGCCAGTGTAGCCCAATGGCAAGATGGAACAAGTGCCAATCAGCAATGGAATGTAAGTTATACAGATGGTTATTATACTTTGAGTTGCGCCACCGGGAAAAATTGTCTTGATGTAGGTAGCAATACCAGCGATGGCTCTGCTGTTCAACAAAAAGCGCTAAGCTTTTCTAACAACAGCCAGCGATGGACATTTGTTTCTACCGGCGATGGTTATTATAAAGTAGTTAACCTCACTACAGGTAAATGCCTTGATACCGGTGGTCAGACTACAAACGGATCATCCCTGCAACAATGGTCTGGTAGTTCAAGTTATAACCAGCAATGGAAATTCATCCAGTTATAA